In Bacteroidales bacterium, the following proteins share a genomic window:
- a CDS encoding alpha-2-macroglobulin family protein, whose amino-acid sequence MKKIFLLLTFFSIIVFPAFSNMVNENPKYEKLWKKVDSLSKKGLTKSALEEVIVIYNMSKKGKNAPEFVKAIIHKMKFESEADEKFYVTAIKELQNECGESFFPMKQILHSILAEVYWNYYETNRFKFESRTTTVNFQQDDIETWDFKKITEEVMINYKLSLENTDELKKVQLNIFDEILLTEKNSKKFRPTLYDFIAHRAVDFFISEEPDLIKPAYKFELDNKNYFLPNEKFINEAFLTKDTFSMKYHAVLLFQDLIKFHLKDTNCAALIAADLKRLKFVYSHSVLKNKDSIYLNSLVSLEKQFSENFYSTDVSYEIADLYKDKGELYNPLKSEENKWNLKKAFEICEAAIKKYPDSEGAAKCKYLLAVILTKNIELITDDAISPDKSSLAYISYKNIPEIFFRIIKTDGRDYKRNIRKTGGVDFTKKYINEKTFKEWSVKLPDDKDFQTHSVEMKIPDLPIGFYVILAGTDKNFNTKNNAVGISSIWISDISYINRKNSDGGNEFYLLDRTAGTPLKHVQAEVYYESFSYEKHEYEYNKGETYTSNNEGYLEMPSSDNYRNFYIEFSKGDDKLFSDFNFYQYKNNNNSDSLTRINTIFYTDRAIYRPGQTVYYKGIVLESKGEKVLLKTNYKTKVAFYDVNYQKVSETDLVTNEYGAFGGNFPAPVSALNGTMHIANETGLVYFSVEEYKRPKFEVSFLKIKGSYKLGETITVKGSAKAYSGSNIDNALVKYRVVRTTHFPYYWNYRYDYIPYNSEEMEITNGITNTNENGEYTINFIAIPDLSIDKKRNPQFDFKIYADVTDINGETHSSQVSISVSYKSLIAKVEISEMLDKSSKAKNEFKITTTNLNGEPELSKGNISIYKLKQPERIFRERKWNKPDKFIMTKDEFYSYFPNDIYDDENNISKWEKGNKVFNLDFDTKYDSLLKLENIDAFEQGQYVVELKTKDKYGENVEFICNFTIYSSTEKSIPVNKIDWFTAIKNSGEPGEKAIFIIGTKEKNINILFEIENKKKIIKKEWFELSEEQKTLEIPITEDNRGDFFIHFSFIKNNRMYKHDEKITVPHTNKELEITYETFRNKLLPGQKEEWKLKIKGKNGEKFAAEMLASMYDASLDAFKPNKWNFNIYPSYYSFFSWRGESSFGTEKSNFYNEEWNNYPSFTERKYDNLNWFGFYLGGRPYYSYASSVGGKRDFSETKTAHPLAMANIKDEGTVTDETVSKKKNYSDKKNVPEEKSIDLSNVITRKNFNETAFFYPFLQTNEDGDVVISFTAPEALTRWKFMGFAHTKDLKYGFTEKEIITQKDLMLMPNAPRFLREGDKIIFSAKVSNVSSNDVNGSAQLTLFDATTMKPIDSLFKNINNVKSFETKKGRGTALNWELSVPREIQAVIYRIVAKANDFSDGEEMTIPVLSNRMLVTESLPLPVRGKQTKDFSLTSLLNSKISTTLTNHKLTLEYTSNPAWYAVQALPYLMEYPYECAEQIFSRYYANSIASTIANSNPKIKAVFDSWKNYTPDAFLSNLEKNQALKSVILEETPWMLDAKDENKSKQNIALLFDLNKMSDELERAMKKLQQLQTPSGAWPWFAGMSEDRYITQHIVTGMGHLKRLGIKNISEDKNIMEMTKKAIEYLDNCIKKDYENILKYTKKEDLDKNHLNSLQIQYLYARSYFIYDVEISKKNKDAFDYFKSQAKKYWLDNNKYMQGMLALTFNRMNDKNFANNILKSLKEKLIYSEEMGAYWKDMNAGYYWYQAPIETQALMIEAFDEIANDAKTVEELKIWLLKQKQTQNWKTTKATVEACYALLLRGTDFLADDALVKIKLGNIEVDPKKIDDVKVEAGTGYFKTSWSGNNIKPEMGKIKISKTTDGIAWGALYWQYFEQLDKIKIQETNLKIQKKLFIEHNTPTGPVIEPMSETNKLKIGDKIIVRIEIRTDRDMEYVHLKDMRASGTEPINVLSQYKYQGGLGYYESTKDASTNFFISYLPKGTYVFEYPLKVTHNGDFSNGITSIQCMYAPEFTAHSEGMRIKVE is encoded by the coding sequence AGTCGATTCTCTTTCAAAAAAGGGGCTTACCAAATCGGCTCTGGAAGAAGTTATAGTAATTTACAATATGTCAAAGAAGGGAAAAAATGCTCCTGAATTTGTAAAAGCGATAATCCATAAAATGAAATTTGAATCGGAAGCAGATGAAAAATTTTATGTTACTGCAATAAAAGAATTGCAAAATGAATGTGGGGAAAGTTTTTTTCCGATGAAGCAAATTTTACATTCGATATTAGCTGAAGTTTATTGGAATTACTATGAAACCAACAGATTCAAATTCGAAAGTCGCACTACAACTGTTAATTTTCAGCAAGATGATATTGAAACATGGGATTTTAAAAAAATTACAGAAGAGGTAATGATAAATTATAAACTTTCTCTTGAAAATACTGATGAGCTTAAGAAAGTTCAACTGAATATTTTTGACGAAATACTTCTTACTGAAAAAAATTCAAAAAAATTCAGACCAACGCTTTATGATTTTATTGCACATCGAGCTGTTGATTTTTTCATAAGTGAAGAACCAGATTTAATAAAACCGGCTTATAAATTCGAACTTGATAATAAAAATTATTTTTTACCGAATGAAAAATTTATAAATGAAGCTTTCCTGACCAAAGATACTTTTTCAATGAAGTACCATGCTGTTTTGCTTTTTCAGGATTTAATAAAATTTCATTTGAAAGATACTAATTGTGCTGCATTAATTGCTGCCGATTTAAAAAGATTGAAATTTGTTTACTCTCATTCTGTTTTGAAAAACAAGGATAGTATTTATCTGAATTCTCTTGTATCTCTTGAGAAACAATTTTCAGAAAATTTTTATTCAACTGATGTTTCTTATGAAATAGCAGATTTATATAAGGATAAAGGAGAATTATATAATCCTTTGAAATCGGAAGAAAATAAATGGAATCTCAAGAAAGCTTTTGAAATTTGCGAAGCAGCAATAAAAAAATATCCCGATTCCGAAGGAGCTGCAAAATGCAAATATTTGTTGGCTGTTATTCTTACAAAAAATATAGAATTAATTACTGATGATGCTATTTCTCCTGATAAATCGTCACTTGCGTATATTTCATATAAAAATATTCCTGAAATATTTTTCAGAATAATTAAAACTGATGGGAGAGATTATAAAAGAAACATAAGGAAAACAGGGGGTGTTGACTTTACCAAAAAATATATAAATGAAAAAACATTTAAAGAATGGAGCGTAAAACTTCCCGATGATAAAGATTTTCAGACACATTCGGTAGAAATGAAAATTCCAGATTTACCAATAGGTTTTTACGTGATTTTAGCCGGTACCGATAAAAATTTTAACACGAAAAACAATGCTGTCGGAATAAGCAGCATTTGGATTTCCGATATAAGTTATATCAACAGGAAAAACTCCGATGGAGGAAATGAATTTTATTTGCTCGACAGAACAGCCGGAACTCCTCTAAAACATGTACAAGCAGAAGTTTATTATGAGAGCTTCAGCTACGAAAAACATGAATATGAATATAACAAAGGAGAAACATACACTTCAAACAATGAGGGATATTTGGAAATGCCATCTTCGGATAATTATAGAAATTTTTATATCGAATTTTCTAAAGGTGATGACAAATTATTTAGCGATTTTAATTTTTATCAATACAAAAACAATAATAACTCTGATAGCTTAACCCGCATAAATACTATATTTTATACTGACAGGGCGATTTATCGCCCCGGGCAAACTGTTTATTATAAAGGAATAGTTCTCGAATCAAAAGGTGAAAAAGTATTGTTAAAAACGAATTACAAAACTAAAGTTGCATTTTATGATGTCAATTATCAGAAAGTTTCCGAAACGGATTTGGTAACAAATGAATATGGAGCTTTCGGCGGAAACTTCCCTGCTCCCGTTTCGGCTTTAAACGGAACAATGCACATTGCCAATGAAACCGGCTTGGTTTACTTTTCGGTTGAGGAATATAAAAGACCAAAGTTTGAAGTTAGTTTTTTGAAAATAAAAGGAAGTTATAAACTCGGCGAAACTATCACTGTCAAAGGAAGTGCAAAAGCATACTCCGGCTCAAATATTGATAATGCACTTGTAAAATACAGAGTTGTCAGAACTACACATTTTCCATATTACTGGAACTATCGTTATGATTACATTCCATATAATTCCGAAGAAATGGAAATTACAAACGGAATCACAAATACAAATGAGAATGGCGAATACACAATTAATTTCATTGCAATACCTGACCTTAGCATAGACAAAAAAAGAAATCCGCAATTTGATTTTAAAATTTATGCCGATGTAACAGATATTAACGGGGAAACACACTCTTCACAAGTGAGCATATCGGTGAGTTATAAATCGTTGATTGCTAAAGTCGAAATTTCTGAAATGCTTGATAAAAGCAGCAAAGCAAAAAATGAATTTAAAATAACAACAACAAATTTAAATGGAGAACCTGAGCTATCGAAAGGAAATATTTCAATTTACAAACTCAAGCAACCAGAAAGAATTTTCAGGGAACGCAAATGGAATAAACCCGATAAGTTTATTATGACAAAAGATGAATTTTATTCATATTTTCCAAACGATATTTATGATGATGAAAATAATATTTCAAAATGGGAAAAAGGAAATAAAGTTTTTAACTTGGATTTTGATACAAAATATGATTCATTGCTGAAGCTTGAAAATATTGATGCTTTTGAACAAGGTCAATATGTTGTGGAACTAAAAACAAAAGATAAATATGGCGAAAATGTTGAGTTTATATGTAATTTCACAATATATTCTTCAACAGAAAAATCTATTCCTGTAAATAAAATTGATTGGTTTACGGCAATTAAAAATAGCGGAGAACCCGGAGAAAAGGCAATATTTATAATAGGAACAAAAGAAAAAAATATTAACATTCTTTTTGAAATTGAAAACAAAAAGAAAATTATTAAAAAAGAATGGTTTGAGCTTTCCGAAGAACAGAAAACACTCGAAATTCCGATTACCGAAGATAATAGAGGTGATTTTTTCATTCATTTTTCTTTTATTAAAAATAACAGAATGTACAAGCATGATGAAAAAATAACTGTTCCACATACAAATAAAGAACTTGAAATAACTTATGAAACTTTCCGAAACAAACTTTTACCGGGACAAAAGGAAGAATGGAAATTGAAAATAAAAGGAAAAAACGGTGAAAAGTTTGCTGCAGAAATGCTTGCTTCGATGTATGATGCTTCGCTTGATGCTTTCAAACCTAATAAATGGAATTTTAATATATATCCTTCTTATTATTCATTTTTCTCGTGGAGAGGAGAAAGTTCATTTGGAACTGAAAAATCAAATTTTTATAATGAAGAATGGAATAATTATCCTTCTTTCACTGAAAGAAAATATGATAATTTGAATTGGTTCGGATTTTATCTTGGAGGACGACCTTATTATTCTTATGCTTCTTCGGTAGGTGGGAAAAGAGATTTTAGCGAAACAAAAACTGCACACCCTCTTGCGATGGCAAATATTAAAGATGAAGGAACAGTTACTGATGAAACTGTTTCAAAGAAAAAAAATTATTCTGACAAAAAAAACGTACCTGAAGAAAAATCAATTGATTTATCAAATGTGATAACCCGCAAAAACTTTAATGAAACAGCTTTCTTTTATCCTTTTCTGCAAACAAATGAAGATGGTGATGTGGTTATTTCTTTCACTGCCCCCGAAGCATTGACAAGATGGAAGTTTATGGGTTTTGCTCATACCAAAGATTTAAAATACGGATTTACCGAAAAGGAAATTATTACTCAGAAAGACCTAATGTTAATGCCAAATGCACCGAGGTTTTTGAGAGAAGGAGATAAAATTATTTTTTCTGCAAAAGTGTCAAATGTTTCATCAAATGATGTAAACGGCTCGGCGCAACTTACTTTATTTGATGCCACAACAATGAAGCCAATAGATTCACTTTTTAAAAATATAAATAATGTAAAGAGTTTTGAGACAAAGAAAGGACGGGGCACTGCATTAAATTGGGAACTGAGCGTTCCTCGGGAAATACAAGCAGTAATATATAGAATAGTTGCAAAAGCAAATGATTTCAGCGATGGTGAAGAAATGACAATTCCTGTTCTTTCAAACAGAATGTTAGTTACCGAATCGCTTCCTTTGCCAGTGAGAGGAAAACAAACAAAAGATTTTTCACTCACAAGTTTGCTTAATTCAAAAATTTCAACAACTTTAACAAATCATAAACTAACTCTTGAATACACTTCAAATCCTGCATGGTATGCTGTTCAGGCACTACCATATCTTATGGAATATCCCTACGAATGTGCCGAACAGATTTTCAGTCGTTATTATGCAAACAGCATTGCATCAACAATTGCAAATTCCAATCCTAAAATTAAAGCGGTTTTTGATAGTTGGAAAAATTATACACCTGATGCATTTCTTTCAAATCTTGAAAAAAATCAGGCGCTGAAATCAGTTATTCTTGAAGAAACTCCGTGGATGCTTGATGCAAAAGATGAAAATAAAAGCAAACAAAATATCGCATTGCTTTTCGACCTGAATAAAATGAGCGATGAATTAGAAAGAGCGATGAAAAAATTGCAGCAATTGCAAACACCAAGCGGAGCATGGCCCTGGTTTGCCGGTATGTCGGAAGATAGATATATTACACAACATATTGTAACCGGCATGGGACATCTTAAACGACTTGGAATAAAAAATATTTCCGAAGATAAAAATATCATGGAGATGACAAAAAAAGCAATTGAATACCTTGATAATTGCATTAAAAAAGATTACGAAAATATTTTAAAATATACAAAAAAAGAAGATTTAGATAAAAACCATTTGAACAGTTTACAAATACAGTATTTATATGCAAGAAGTTATTTTATCTATGATGTTGAAATATCAAAGAAAAACAAAGATGCATTTGATTATTTTAAAAGTCAGGCGAAAAAATACTGGCTTGATAATAACAAATATATGCAAGGAATGCTGGCTCTTACTTTTAACCGCATGAATGATAAAAATTTTGCAAACAACATTTTAAAATCACTTAAGGAAAAACTCATTTATTCGGAAGAAATGGGTGCTTACTGGAAAGACATGAATGCCGGCTATTATTGGTATCAGGCACCTATTGAAACACAGGCATTAATGATTGAAGCATTCGATGAAATTGCCAATGATGCAAAAACAGTTGAGGAATTAAAAATATGGCTGTTGAAACAAAAACAAACTCAAAATTGGAAAACCACAAAAGCCACTGTTGAGGCGTGTTATGCTTTGCTTTTGCGCGGAACGGATTTTTTGGCTGATGATGCTTTGGTAAAAATAAAACTCGGTAATATTGAAGTTGACCCGAAAAAAATTGATGATGTGAAAGTAGAAGCAGGCACCGGTTATTTCAAAACCTCATGGTCGGGAAATAACATAAAACCAGAAATGGGCAAAATAAAAATCAGTAAAACAACAGATGGAATTGCGTGGGGTGCTTTGTATTGGCAGTATTTCGAGCAGCTTGATAAAATAAAAATACAGGAGACAAATCTTAAAATCCAGAAAAAATTATTTATTGAACATAACACTCCAACAGGACCTGTGATTGAACCGATGAGCGAAACAAACAAATTGAAAATTGGCGATAAAATAATTGTAAGAATTGAAATCCGCACCGATAGAGATATGGAATATGTTCATTTGAAAGACATGCGTGCATCAGGCACCGAACCTATAAATGTTCTTTCGCAATACAAATATCAGGGCGGTCTTGGATATTATGAAAGCACAAAAGATGCTTCCACAAATTTCTTTATTTCATATTTGCCAAAGGGAACTTATGTTTTTGAATATCCTTTAAAAGTAACTCATAATGGCGATTTTTCAAATGGCATTACTTCAATTCAATGCATGTATGCACCAGAATTTACTGCACATTCGGAAGGAATGAGAATTAAAGTTGAATAA
- the pheT gene encoding phenylalanine--tRNA ligase subunit beta has protein sequence MKISYNWLKQYLKINLPAIEVAKLLTDCGLEVEGIEKYESIKGGLKGFVVGEVVEKIKHPNADKLSLTKVNVGSENLLSIVCGAPNVEAGQKVIVALEGTKVFSPKGEFEIRKSKIRGELSEGMICAEDELGTGNSHEGIIVLAHSAKIGAPAKEYFNVYEDETFEIGLTPNRADATSHMGVARDLSAVLKTLNFRNAKNVECFDVKYPSVENFKIDNEDKKIEVIIEDTEACPRYSGITITGVEIKESPEWLKNYMKAIGLNPINNIVDITNFILHEFGQPLHAFDADEIKGNKVIIKKLAEGTKFTTLDGVERQLSANDLMICNETEPMCIGGVYGGLHSGITGKTKNIFLESAYFKPVSIRKTSKLHNLRTDAAFRFEKGTDPNNTVYAIKRAILLMKELAGGKISSDIVDIYPKKIENFKVELKYKFFENFVGQMLHKNLIKNILSYLDIKTISENNEGLILSVPLFRVDVQREVDIIEEILRIYGLNNIELPNFLRSSLTFSEKPDKEKLQNVISDYLSSNGFNEIMCNSLTNAGYIEKQETLKSENNVVIQNPLSNELNVLRQTLLFSGLEAIEYNQNRQNPDLKFYEFGKTYHNFKNQKVKTSENFSEFKNLSILITGRKQRENWKTTYEKVDFYFLKNIVTNILKRVGLSEYSIEIKNSKTDIYNNRAIIKVKGKPEESVIAEFGTLSKKITEIFAIKNEVLFAEIKWDKLLELAKNNKTEFDELPRFPEVRRDLALLLDENIQFEKIEKIAFDTEKKLLKEVNLFDIYEGDKLPKGKKSYAVSYILQDKEKTLSDNEIEKVMNNLVKAYQQQINATIR, from the coding sequence ATGAAAATCTCTTATAACTGGCTTAAGCAATATTTAAAAATAAATTTACCTGCAATAGAAGTTGCTAAATTGCTTACCGACTGCGGACTTGAAGTTGAGGGTATTGAAAAATACGAATCAATAAAAGGTGGATTGAAAGGTTTTGTAGTTGGCGAAGTAGTTGAAAAAATAAAGCATCCGAATGCCGACAAATTAAGTTTAACAAAAGTAAATGTTGGAAGTGAAAATCTTTTAAGTATTGTTTGCGGTGCTCCTAATGTTGAAGCAGGACAAAAGGTTATAGTTGCTTTGGAAGGCACAAAAGTATTTTCACCGAAAGGAGAATTCGAAATTAGAAAATCAAAAATCAGAGGTGAGCTTTCCGAAGGAATGATTTGCGCCGAAGATGAATTGGGAACAGGAAATTCGCATGAGGGAATTATTGTCCTTGCTCATTCTGCAAAAATTGGTGCTCCTGCAAAAGAATATTTTAATGTTTACGAAGATGAAACTTTTGAAATCGGCTTAACTCCAAATCGCGCAGATGCAACTTCACACATGGGTGTTGCTCGTGATTTATCGGCGGTTTTAAAAACTTTAAATTTCAGAAATGCAAAAAATGTTGAATGCTTCGATGTAAAATATCCATCTGTCGAAAATTTTAAAATTGATAATGAAGATAAAAAAATTGAAGTAATTATCGAAGATACCGAAGCATGTCCGAGATATTCGGGAATAACAATTACCGGAGTTGAGATAAAAGAATCACCGGAATGGCTTAAAAATTACATGAAAGCCATTGGCTTGAATCCTATAAATAATATTGTTGATATAACAAACTTTATTTTACATGAGTTCGGACAGCCGCTTCACGCTTTCGATGCCGATGAGATAAAAGGAAATAAAGTTATTATAAAAAAACTTGCAGAAGGAACAAAATTTACAACGCTCGACGGAGTTGAAAGACAACTTTCTGCAAACGATTTGATGATATGTAATGAAACTGAACCAATGTGTATTGGCGGAGTTTACGGCGGTTTGCATTCGGGAATTACTGGAAAAACAAAAAATATTTTTCTTGAAAGTGCATATTTTAAGCCGGTTTCAATCCGCAAAACATCAAAACTTCACAATTTAAGAACCGATGCTGCATTCAGATTCGAAAAAGGCACCGACCCGAATAATACGGTATATGCAATTAAGCGGGCAATATTGCTTATGAAAGAACTTGCGGGTGGAAAAATCTCTTCAGATATTGTTGATATTTATCCTAAAAAAATCGAAAATTTTAAAGTTGAATTGAAATATAAGTTTTTTGAAAATTTTGTTGGGCAAATGCTCCATAAAAACTTAATAAAAAATATTCTTTCTTACCTTGATATAAAAACAATTTCCGAAAATAATGAAGGGTTGATTTTATCGGTTCCTCTTTTCAGAGTTGATGTTCAGAGGGAAGTTGATATAATCGAAGAAATATTGAGAATTTACGGTTTAAATAATATTGAACTACCAAATTTTTTGAGGTCATCTTTGACATTTTCTGAAAAACCCGATAAAGAAAAATTGCAGAATGTTATTTCGGATTATCTTTCATCAAACGGGTTTAATGAAATAATGTGTAATTCGCTTACAAATGCCGGTTATATTGAAAAACAGGAAACACTAAAAAGTGAAAATAATGTTGTTATTCAAAATCCATTAAGCAATGAATTGAATGTTCTCAGGCAAACATTGCTGTTTAGCGGATTGGAAGCAATTGAATATAATCAGAACAGGCAAAATCCGGATTTGAAATTTTACGAATTCGGCAAAACATATCATAATTTTAAAAATCAAAAAGTAAAAACTTCTGAAAATTTTTCCGAATTCAAAAATCTTTCGATTCTTATTACAGGCAGAAAACAAAGGGAAAACTGGAAAACAACCTATGAAAAAGTTGATTTTTATTTTTTAAAAAATATTGTAACTAATATTTTAAAACGTGTCGGATTATCCGAATATTCAATTGAAATCAAAAATTCAAAAACAGATATTTATAATAATCGGGCAATAATAAAAGTTAAAGGGAAACCGGAAGAATCTGTAATTGCCGAATTTGGCACATTAAGCAAAAAAATAACCGAAATTTTTGCTATTAAGAATGAAGTATTATTTGCCGAAATAAAATGGGATAAATTATTGGAACTTGCAAAAAATAATAAAACTGAATTTGATGAATTACCCAGATTTCCTGAAGTAAGACGCGACCTTGCATTGTTACTTGATGAAAATATTCAGTTTGAAAAAATAGAAAAAATTGCTTTCGATACAGAAAAGAAATTATTGAAAGAAGTTAATTTATTTGATATTTACGAAGGAGATAAATTACCCAAAGGAAAAAAATCGTATGCGGTGAGCTATATTTTACAGGATAAAGAAAAAACACTATCCGATAATGAAATTGAGAAAGTAATGAATAATCTTGTAAAAGCTTATCAACAGCAGATTAATGCAACGATAAGATAA
- the recG gene encoding ATP-dependent DNA helicase RecG, translating to MLRTFLETPIEYLKGVGPQRADVLKKELKIFTFEDLLSYFPFRYVDRTKFYKIKELKPDLPYVQIKGSIEDYEIVGKKYAQRLVALFKDDTGFIELVWFQGVKWVTKSLKLHEECTIFGKPVVFKNRFNITHPEIEYESEKNEALPSSSLQAVYSATEKLKSRGLESKGISKLMRTLISNCDNQFPETLNNSIIGNLKLISREEAIKNIHFPENTDLLAKAQFRLKFDELFFIQIGILRYKLNREKNIKGHVFAKVGDYLNKFYKEKLPFELTNAQKRVIKEIRADIGSSKQMNRLLQGDVGSGKTLVALMTMLIALDNNFQTCLMAPTETLANQHFETISKMLDGLDIKIALLTGSTKKAERKLILDKLNCGELQILLGTHALIEENVQFKNLGLVVIDEQHKFGVEQRSKLWKKNEIAPHILVMTATPIPRTLAMTFYGDLDKSVIDEMPPGRKLIKTIHIYDVEKFKVYKFMREQINQGRQIYMVYPLIKESEKLDLKHLQDGYENLLKEFPLPKYGVSCVHGQMKAKDKEIEMQRFAEGITNIMVATTVIEVGIDVPNATVMIIESAERFGLSQLHQLRGRVGRGGEQSYCILISSPKLTNEAKIRMQTMTSTNDGFEIAEADLRLRGPGDMAGTQQSGIVDLKIADLIKDEKLISISRNIASDILSSDPQLEKEENKNIRNHFIYINKNKPNWSRIS from the coding sequence ATGCTCCGCACTTTTCTCGAAACACCGATAGAATATCTAAAAGGCGTTGGACCCCAGCGAGCCGATGTTTTGAAAAAAGAACTTAAAATTTTTACTTTCGAAGATTTGCTTTCATATTTTCCTTTTCGTTATGTTGACAGAACAAAATTTTATAAAATAAAAGAACTAAAACCCGATTTACCTTACGTTCAAATAAAGGGTAGTATTGAAGATTATGAAATTGTCGGGAAAAAATATGCACAAAGATTGGTTGCATTATTTAAAGATGATACAGGGTTTATCGAACTCGTGTGGTTTCAGGGAGTAAAATGGGTAACAAAAAGCTTGAAGCTTCATGAAGAATGTACAATTTTCGGAAAACCTGTTGTTTTCAAAAACAGATTTAATATTACACATCCCGAAATTGAGTATGAATCTGAAAAAAATGAAGCCCTGCCATCATCGTCTTTACAAGCTGTTTATAGCGCAACAGAAAAATTAAAATCAAGAGGACTCGAAAGTAAAGGCATTTCGAAATTAATGAGAACTTTAATTTCAAATTGCGACAACCAGTTTCCTGAAACATTAAATAATTCCATAATCGGAAATTTGAAATTAATTTCAAGAGAAGAAGCAATAAAAAATATTCACTTTCCCGAAAATACCGATTTACTTGCAAAAGCTCAGTTCAGATTAAAATTTGATGAATTGTTTTTTATACAGATTGGTATTTTAAGATATAAATTAAACAGGGAAAAAAATATCAAAGGTCATGTATTTGCTAAGGTTGGCGATTATCTGAATAAATTTTATAAAGAAAAACTTCCGTTTGAATTAACAAATGCACAAAAAAGAGTAATAAAAGAAATACGCGCTGATATTGGTTCTTCAAAGCAAATGAACAGATTGCTGCAAGGCGATGTTGGCAGCGGAAAAACATTGGTTGCACTGATGACAATGCTCATTGCCCTTGATAATAATTTTCAGACATGCCTCATGGCACCCACCGAAACATTGGCAAATCAGCATTTCGAAACTATTTCAAAAATGCTAGATGGACTTGATATTAAAATTGCTTTGCTCACCGGCTCAACAAAAAAAGCAGAAAGAAAATTAATTCTCGATAAACTTAATTGCGGTGAATTACAAATATTACTTGGTACGCATGCATTGATTGAAGAAAATGTTCAATTTAAAAATCTCGGATTAGTTGTAATTGACGAGCAACATAAATTTGGTGTTGAGCAACGTTCAAAGCTTTGGAAGAAAAATGAAATTGCTCCACACATTCTTGTGATGACGGCAACACCTATTCCACGCACTCTCGCAATGACATTTTACGGCGACCTTGATAAATCGGTTATTGACGAAATGCCTCCGGGCAGAAAGCTTATAAAAACAATTCACATTTACGATGTAGAAAAATTCAAGGTTTACAAATTCATGCGTGAACAAATAAATCAGGGGCGACAGATTTATATGGTTTATCCGCTAATTAAAGAATCTGAAAAACTTGACTTAAAACATTTGCAGGATGGTTATGAAAATTTACTCAAAGAATTTCCATTGCCAAAATACGGAGTAAGCTGTGTTCACGGGCAAATGAAAGCTAAGGATAAAGAAATAGAAATGCAAAGATTTGCCGAAGGCATAACAAATATTATGGTTGCAACAACTGTAATAGAAGTTGGTATTGATGTTCCTAATGCTACAGTCATGATTATTGAAAGCGCCGAAAGATTTGGCTTATCGCAGCTTCACCAGTTGAGAGGAAGAGTTGGCAGAGGCGGAGAACAATCATATTGTATTTTAATTTCTTCTCCGAAACTCACGAACGAAGCAAAAATCCGTATGCAAACTATGACAAGCACAAATGACGGATTTGAAATTGCTGAAGCCGATTTGCGTTTGCGCGGTCCCGGCGATATGGCGGGAACTCAACAAAGCGGAATTGTTGATTTAAAAATTGCAGATTTAATAAAAGATGAAAAGTTAATAAGCATTTCACGAAATATAGCATCCGACATTCTATCTTCCGACCCGCAGCTTGAAAAAGAAGAAAACAAAAATATAAGAAACCATTTTATTTACATTAATAAAAATAAGCCGAATTGGAGCAGAATAAGCTGA